In the genome of Nitrospira japonica, one region contains:
- a CDS encoding DUF2334 domain-containing protein, with protein MHFCIRDDDTSFFTAPEDLERAYGEVTKHGPVSLAIIPFCRAGSSKGVPEKYRRRWSIHPLDENQALVDYLRDGIAAGRYEAMLHGYHHDQPDSQLEFADGRDLSERVRHGRAYLEDLLSAPVRVFVPPKNAIGKQGLHAIARERLNLGGVAGLRSGWSPFSPATWITWFRLRRWRARGGLGVPWILDLGDHKEIAGNPVTPSASLRLNECIFDQAIRVDGVFCAATHYWELDTSCQESGIATVREHLLRLIARASNDQKVVWRSVGDVVSSMES; from the coding sequence GTGCACTTCTGCATACGTGACGACGATACGAGCTTTTTCACCGCTCCGGAAGACTTGGAGCGCGCCTATGGTGAGGTGACGAAGCACGGGCCGGTTTCCCTGGCGATTATTCCTTTCTGCCGTGCGGGATCCAGCAAGGGCGTTCCGGAGAAGTACCGCAGGCGATGGTCCATTCATCCACTCGATGAGAATCAGGCATTGGTCGACTATCTCCGCGATGGCATCGCAGCAGGGAGATACGAGGCCATGCTTCATGGCTATCACCATGATCAGCCCGATTCCCAACTGGAATTTGCCGATGGACGGGACCTTTCCGAACGCGTGCGTCACGGACGTGCGTATCTAGAGGATCTGCTCAGTGCGCCTGTTCGAGTATTTGTGCCGCCCAAAAATGCCATCGGGAAACAAGGCTTGCATGCCATCGCGCGCGAGAGATTGAATTTGGGGGGCGTAGCGGGACTACGTTCGGGGTGGTCTCCATTTTCACCAGCAACCTGGATCACATGGTTTCGACTCCGCCGGTGGCGTGCCCGAGGAGGATTGGGTGTGCCCTGGATACTCGATCTGGGCGACCATAAAGAAATCGCAGGCAATCCGGTGACGCCTTCGGCAAGTCTTCGCCTCAATGAGTGTATTTTCGATCAAGCGATTCGAGTGGACGGAGTATTTTGCGCCGCTACGCATTATTGGGAGCTTGATACATCCTGCCAGGAAAGCGGGATCGCCACTGTCAGAGAGCATCTGTTACGACTGATCGCGCGCGCATCCAA
- a CDS encoding class I SAM-dependent methyltransferase yields the protein MTYETAYDARVKEVLNSNETYYRMMVEWHASHDGLAVEADVKRIIESACRPGHLVLEAGSGPGCITNWFARRHPETRFFGADISHIAVDLARAAAPQNAEYHVADLKRIPFEDHSFDFIFSQSVLEHIVGWEYALRELYRVLRPGGQLLIRVENGGIKQARSRTYALMNYVFLRNRVTIEEPSFRLDPGDWTQHEMNFDVQEIPSDVLLSTLRRNGYAISWFTTGTKSWRGCGNWKAEVVSYLQFWPFNHLGSTTIVLAEKLP from the coding sequence ATGACTTACGAAACCGCTTATGATGCCCGCGTCAAGGAAGTGCTCAACTCCAACGAGACCTACTACCGCATGATGGTGGAGTGGCATGCCAGCCATGACGGTCTCGCCGTCGAGGCTGATGTCAAACGAATCATTGAGAGCGCCTGTCGACCAGGACACCTCGTTTTGGAAGCCGGCTCAGGTCCAGGCTGTATCACCAACTGGTTTGCAAGACGACACCCTGAAACACGTTTTTTCGGAGCGGACATTTCACATATAGCGGTGGACCTCGCCCGAGCCGCGGCGCCGCAGAACGCCGAGTATCATGTCGCGGACCTAAAGCGGATTCCCTTTGAGGATCACAGTTTCGATTTCATCTTTTCACAGTCCGTTCTCGAACACATCGTCGGATGGGAGTATGCGCTGAGAGAATTGTATCGGGTCCTAAGGCCGGGGGGCCAACTTCTTATTCGCGTTGAGAACGGTGGTATAAAACAGGCCCGCTCGCGGACCTATGCCTTAATGAACTATGTGTTCTTAAGGAATAGGGTGACGATAGAGGAACCCTCCTTCCGGCTGGATCCGGGTGATTGGACACAACATGAAATGAACTTTGACGTCCAGGAGATTCCCTCGGATGTACTGCTCTCCACGCTGCGACGCAATGGATATGCCATTTCATGGTTTACCACAGGGACCAAGAGTTGGCGTGGATGTGGCAATTGGAAAGCAGAAGTGGTGTCCTATCTGCAGTTTTGGCCTTTCAACCATCTCGGGTCCACTACGATAGTTCTTGCAGAAAAGCTCCCGTAG